GCCGGTAAAATCATCTGCGATTACGCCGAGCAGCATCAGAGCGTCTCCTTTTTCTGTGGCAGATCGATGCCGGCAAAGATTTTGATCACCGCACTGTCGTCTTCTTTACCGTAACCGGCGTTGCTGGCGGCGGTAAACATGGTGAAGGCGGCGGAGGCCAGCGGCAGCGGGAAACGCAGCGCCTTGGCGGTATCGGTCACCAGACCCAGATCCTTGACGAAGATATCCACCGCCGACTTGGGCGTATAGTCGCCGTCGACCACGTGGCGCATGCGATTTTCGAACATCCAGGAGTTGCCGGCGGCATGGGTGACGACGTCATACATGACGTCCAGCGGGATGCCGGCGCGGGCGGCCAGCGCCATGGCTTCCGCTCCGGCGGCGATGTGCACGCCAGCCAACAGCTGGTGGATGATTTTTACCGTCGCGCCCAGGCCGATCGCCTCACCGATGCGGTAAACCTTGCCGGCTATGGCGTCCAGCACGGGTTGCAGGCGCTCGAAGGTGGTGTCGGCGCCGGCGGCCATCACCGTCATCTGGCCTTCTTCCGCCTTGGCCGCCCCGCCGGAAACCGGTGCGTCCAGCATCGCCAGGCCGAAGGTTTGCAGCCGCTGCTCGATCTGTTTGGCGTCATCGGCGGAAATGGTCGAAGAAACCATCACCGCCGTGCCTGGCTTGAGCTGTGGCGCCAGGCCTTGTTCGCCGAACAGGATCTGATTCACCTGCGCGGCGTTTACCACCAGCAGCAGTACGGCGTCCAGCTCGGCCGCAAAGTCGCGCGCGTTGGGCGCCGTTTGCTTCGCACCGGCTTGTTGCAGCACCGCCAGCGCCTGCGGATTAAGGTCCACTCCATAGGTGGTCAATCCGGCGCGTAGGCACGAGCGCGCCGCGCCCATGCCCATCGCGCCCAACCCAATAATGCAGACGGCATAATTCCCTGGGTGTGTCATAATGCACTCCTGTTAATTTTAGTGATAATTTGTTTTGTTGTGTTAAATGTAAGCGCTTGGCGGCCGTTTATCCGCGATCGTTATCACAATAATTAACAATGCATAGAACAAGTTTTTCGTGCGGTTTATGGCCTGTACCAATATTACTGTTATGTTTTTAAATAAGTTTATGCTTGCCTGGCGTAACTGCGCACACCGTCACGCTGCGAAAAATTAGGGCTATCGGCGCACGAAAATTGACGTAAAATCACAATTATTATCACCGCAGTAACGAGAGGGAACCGTGATACCTGTAGAACGCCATCAACAAATTCTTGCGCTGGTATCCGAACGCGGCGTCGTCAGTATCGCCGAGCTGACCGAAAGGCTGGGGGTGTCGCACATGACTATCCGCCGTGACGTGCAAAAGCTGGAGGAACAGGGCGCGGTGCAGTCGGTTTCGGGCGGCGTACAGGCGCCCGAACGGGTGGCGAGCGAACCTTCGCACCAGGCCAAAGAAGGGATGTTCAGCCGGCAGAAAATCGCCATCGGCCGACTGGCGGCGCGGCAAATTCCCGCCAATAGCTGTATCTACCTGGATGCCGGTACCACCACGCTGGCGCTGGCGAAACAGATCGGTGAACGTGACGATTTGACGGTGGTGACCAACGACTTCGTTATCGCCGGATTCCTGATCGAACACAGCCTGTGCAGAATCATCCACACTGGCGGCACCGTGTGCCGGGAAAACCGCTCCTGTGTCGGCGAAGCGGCGGCGCAGGCGCTGCGTGGTCTGTTTATCGATCTGGCGTTTATCTCCGCCTCTTCGTGGAGCATGCGCGGCCTGTCGACGCCGAACGAAGACAAAGTGATGGTAAAGAAGGCCATCGTCGAGGCCAGCCGCCGCTGCATTCTGCTCAGCGACACTTCGAAATACGGCAAGATCGCGACCTACCTGGCGCTGCCGATCTCCGCCTTTGACGCCGTTATTACCGACGAGGGGCTGCCCGCCGCCGCGCGGGAGGCCATCGAGCAGGCGGGGCTTGCTTTGTTGACGGCAGGGGAAGAAGAGTAAGAACGAATCGGAATCAGGATGAAAGCTCGGTATCGATGCCACGTGCGGGGGCTTCACTTGCTTCAACGCCGCCGCGTTCATGCCATTCGCGGCGCCTTTGTTCAGCCCATTCTTCGTGGAAGGCTTGCATCTCTTTTTGGTGCCGTTCCTTTATGCTCATAGGGGTTGGGTGGGATTCTGCCGTTAACAGGCGGGATTTCGATGACATATAATCCGTCCTCAATAAGCTCTTGGTTGTACAAATAATGTACGCGGTGCGCATGTTTTTCCAAGAGCGAGTCATAAATTCTGGCTAACGCTGGCCTGAGCGGTACGCTGAAAACCAATCTCGCTTGGAATTGCGCCACAAAAGTGACGATCGCCAGGCCGATGCCATAATGAAGAGTTGTTCTCGTTCATCTCGGGTGTACGCCATCCTGGTATAGGTATCAAATAAGGATCTGGTTATTTCGGCGCGGGTTTCCAATGCTCTTACATTGTACAGTTCCATGACGTAAGCATTGTCCAATACT
The sequence above is drawn from the Serratia sp. FDAARGOS_506 genome and encodes:
- the ltnD gene encoding L-threonate dehydrogenase; the protein is MTHPGNYAVCIIGLGAMGMGAARSCLRAGLTTYGVDLNPQALAVLQQAGAKQTAPNARDFAAELDAVLLLVVNAAQVNQILFGEQGLAPQLKPGTAVMVSSTISADDAKQIEQRLQTFGLAMLDAPVSGGAAKAEEGQMTVMAAGADTTFERLQPVLDAIAGKVYRIGEAIGLGATVKIIHQLLAGVHIAAGAEAMALAARAGIPLDVMYDVVTHAAGNSWMFENRMRHVVDGDYTPKSAVDIFVKDLGLVTDTAKALRFPLPLASAAFTMFTAASNAGYGKEDDSAVIKIFAGIDLPQKKETL
- the ygbI gene encoding DNA-binding transcriptional repressor YgbI, with amino-acid sequence MIPVERHQQILALVSERGVVSIAELTERLGVSHMTIRRDVQKLEEQGAVQSVSGGVQAPERVASEPSHQAKEGMFSRQKIAIGRLAARQIPANSCIYLDAGTTTLALAKQIGERDDLTVVTNDFVIAGFLIEHSLCRIIHTGGTVCRENRSCVGEAAAQALRGLFIDLAFISASSWSMRGLSTPNEDKVMVKKAIVEASRRCILLSDTSKYGKIATYLALPISAFDAVITDEGLPAAAREAIEQAGLALLTAGEEE